A section of the Planctomycetaceae bacterium genome encodes:
- a CDS encoding HAD family phosphatase produces MIEAFIFDFGNVICKFDHNIFLEKLTRHCDKTVGQLRKLIFCDTDIRVRFESGKVTGDEFYREVVKTCGLSISKSEFIDAHTDIFTPIPETFELIKKLKPKYKLGLLSNTNVWDFESQIRNMEVIGLFDVLTLSHEAGAVKPDRKIYDDVLKKLKLPAEKCVYIDDIQEYTDIGNSLGFNAINYQGPDKLLNELQKMEIQF; encoded by the coding sequence ATGATTGAGGCGTTTATATTTGATTTTGGCAATGTTATCTGCAAATTCGATCATAATATTTTTCTCGAAAAACTTACGAGGCATTGCGATAAGACTGTCGGACAGCTTCGCAAATTAATTTTTTGCGATACGGATATCCGCGTAAGATTTGAATCTGGTAAAGTTACAGGCGATGAATTTTACCGCGAAGTCGTCAAGACCTGCGGCCTGTCTATCAGCAAATCAGAATTTATCGATGCGCATACGGATATTTTCACGCCGATTCCGGAAACTTTCGAACTGATAAAAAAATTGAAGCCGAAATACAAACTCGGCTTGTTGTCAAACACCAACGTATGGGATTTCGAGAGCCAGATAAGAAATATGGAAGTGATTGGCCTGTTTGATGTGCTGACGCTTTCGCACGAGGCCGGCGCGGTTAAGCCGGACAGAAAAATCTACGACGATGTGCTGAAAAAACTGAAACTGCCCGCCGAAAAATGCGTTTATATCGATGATATTCAGGAATATACGGATATCGGCAATTCCCTCGGCTTTAACGCAATCAATTATCAGGGGCCGGACAAACTGCTCAACGAATTGCAAAAAATGGAAATCCAGTTTTAA
- the gltA gene encoding NADPH-dependent glutamate synthase, whose protein sequence is MNDQQLLDELLKKHKAGILKPADRYNIPSQAMPQQDGVARRSNVDEVAIGYTETQARLEALRCLGCKNAPCMEGCPVKIKIKDFIAQIVEGDFQKALDIIRENSLLPAVCGRVCPQEVQCQLPCTVGKKFKDVEKSVSIGRLERFVADWGRKQKEKSVPPVAPSTGKKVAILGAGPGGIVVATDVRRAGHEVTVFEAFHKPGGVMVYGIPEFRLPKAIVQEEIEGLKKMGVEIICNFVAGRTKTIKDLMEKDGFDAVYIGVGAGLPMFMNIEGEHLVGVYSANEYLTRANLMRAYDFGKGADTPIAMSKRVAVVGGGNVAMDSARTAVRLGAEHVYLIYRRSEKEMPARVEEVHHAKEEGVEFHLLRNPKRLLGNADGVVCGIECLKYELGEPDASGRRRPVPIEGSEFTIDVDTVVVAIGNGANPLIGQTTQGLTLNKWGNIVVDEKCKTSLDGVYAGGDIVLGAATVILAMGQGRTAAAAINEYLAGKK, encoded by the coding sequence TTGAACGACCAGCAATTACTTGACGAACTTTTGAAGAAGCATAAAGCAGGCATATTAAAACCGGCCGACAGATACAATATTCCTTCGCAGGCAATGCCGCAGCAGGATGGCGTTGCTCGCCGGTCGAACGTTGACGAAGTCGCGATTGGCTACACTGAAACGCAGGCAAGACTCGAAGCTCTGCGGTGTCTGGGCTGTAAGAATGCGCCGTGTATGGAAGGCTGCCCGGTAAAAATCAAAATTAAAGACTTTATCGCTCAAATTGTCGAAGGCGATTTCCAGAAGGCACTTGATATTATCAGAGAAAATTCACTGCTGCCCGCGGTTTGCGGTCGAGTTTGTCCGCAGGAAGTCCAGTGCCAGCTTCCGTGCACAGTCGGCAAAAAATTCAAAGATGTTGAAAAGTCAGTTTCAATCGGCAGACTCGAAAGGTTTGTAGCCGATTGGGGCAGAAAGCAAAAAGAAAAATCAGTTCCGCCAGTTGCGCCGTCAACTGGTAAAAAAGTTGCGATTCTTGGCGCAGGCCCAGGCGGTATCGTCGTTGCAACAGACGTCCGCAGAGCAGGCCACGAAGTTACGGTATTTGAAGCGTTTCACAAGCCCGGCGGCGTAATGGTTTACGGCATTCCGGAATTTCGTCTGCCGAAGGCTATTGTGCAGGAGGAAATCGAAGGGCTTAAAAAAATGGGCGTTGAAATTATTTGCAATTTTGTCGCCGGCAGAACGAAGACTATAAAAGATTTGATGGAAAAAGACGGCTTTGACGCTGTTTATATCGGCGTAGGTGCAGGCCTGCCGATGTTTATGAATATCGAAGGCGAACACCTCGTCGGCGTTTACAGCGCTAATGAATATTTGACTCGCGCGAATTTAATGCGTGCGTATGATTTCGGCAAAGGAGCCGATACGCCGATTGCGATGTCCAAACGCGTCGCGGTTGTTGGCGGCGGAAACGTCGCGATGGATTCAGCCAGAACCGCTGTTCGGCTCGGTGCGGAACATGTATATTTGATTTACCGCAGAAGCGAAAAGGAAATGCCCGCTCGAGTTGAAGAAGTTCACCACGCAAAAGAAGAGGGCGTTGAATTTCATTTATTGCGCAATCCCAAACGACTCCTCGGCAATGCGGATGGCGTTGTCTGCGGCATTGAGTGTTTGAAATACGAACTTGGCGAACCGGACGCATCGGGAAGACGCAGACCTGTGCCGATAGAAGGTTCGGAGTTTACGATTGATGTCGATACGGTTGTCGTCGCGATTGGTAACGGTGCAAATCCTCTCATCGGCCAAACCACGCAAGGCCTTACGCTGAACAAATGGGGCAATATTGTTGTCGATGAAAAATGCAAGACTTCGCTCGATGGCGTTTACGCTGGCGGAGATATTGTTTTGGGGGCAGCGACGGTTATTTTAGCGATGGGGCAGGGGCGTACTGCCGCGGCGGCGATTAACGAATATCTCGCAGGCAAAAAATGA
- the pta gene encoding phosphate acetyltransferase, with amino-acid sequence MENKDFSQMILGRAASLYKHIVLPEGEDPRTIEAAKKMADRKMAKLTLLGDEKKIGDELKKIGANTTNITVINPKTSPKLKEYADKFYELRKSKGVTPEQALKTVTDEVYFATMMVKVGEVDGLVSGAVHSTPDTVRPALQIIKAAKGVETVSSMFFMTKGDTTLLYADSGLNQDPTAEQLADIALTTARTAKQFGIVPKIAMLSYSTKGSAKGTGPDKMIKATELAKAKLEKEFDGEYAIDGELQFDAAFVPSVAAKKAPGSPLKGQANVFIFPDLGVGNICYKSTERLAGYAAYGPILQGIAKPVNDLSRGCNSDDIVAAAAITAIQSVG; translated from the coding sequence ATGGAAAATAAAGATTTTTCTCAAATGATACTCGGAAGAGCCGCATCACTTTATAAGCACATCGTTCTGCCCGAAGGCGAAGACCCAAGAACAATTGAAGCCGCCAAGAAGATGGCCGACAGGAAAATGGCCAAACTCACCCTGCTCGGCGATGAAAAGAAAATCGGCGACGAGCTGAAAAAAATCGGCGCAAACACAACAAACATCACAGTCATCAATCCTAAAACAAGTCCAAAACTGAAAGAATACGCAGATAAATTTTATGAACTGCGCAAGAGCAAAGGCGTTACTCCGGAACAGGCACTGAAAACTGTTACTGACGAAGTATATTTCGCAACGATGATGGTTAAGGTCGGCGAAGTTGACGGCCTTGTCAGCGGTGCGGTACATTCGACTCCGGACACTGTTCGCCCTGCTCTGCAAATCATCAAGGCAGCCAAAGGTGTCGAGACAGTTTCGAGCATGTTCTTTATGACAAAAGGCGACACAACATTACTGTACGCTGATTCAGGTTTGAATCAGGACCCAACAGCAGAACAGCTTGCGGACATCGCGCTGACAACTGCACGAACAGCAAAACAATTCGGCATCGTTCCAAAAATCGCGATGCTTTCATATTCGACAAAAGGCTCGGCCAAAGGCACCGGCCCGGACAAAATGATTAAGGCAACCGAACTTGCCAAAGCCAAACTCGAAAAGGAATTCGACGGCGAATACGCAATTGACGGCGAACTGCAATTCGATGCCGCTTTCGTACCAAGTGTCGCTGCGAAAAAAGCACCCGGCAGTCCACTGAAAGGTCAAGCTAATGTTTTCATTTTCCCTGATTTGGGCGTTGGAAATATTTGCTACAAGTCAACAGAAAGACTGGCAGGCTATGCCGCTTACGGCCCAATCTTGCAGGGTATCGCAAAACCTGTGAACGATTTGTCCCGCGGCTGCAACAGCGATGATATCGTCGCGGCAGCGGCTATCACAGCAATACAATCGGTTGGATAA